A region from the Aegilops tauschii subsp. strangulata cultivar AL8/78 chromosome 5, Aet v6.0, whole genome shotgun sequence genome encodes:
- the LOC109763451 gene encoding uncharacterized protein, with product MAAAAHLLGDDGRGYELARRLEACGAWRAWLGDGAHASLAPHLASASTWDAFLCPSSSSSSSPPRQLLLLQLRVRALLFDKASAALVPRAGASPAGPHSLNASYLQLHGDDIYFSLEDEQEDNTQHQMQSGTAFSPSRESSMLSQRHKRHDELPGTWYKQYAEKFRTLHGKFRPDDKEMPKRTPEGMSDYLKVCSVHKRKRTVFTDNQGPNIMLENGEFSNSTDDPFIPEIQFPADCVPESAIPRESGISISNKIEVHGVLDNLPAPVSRNTAMLERFGMMPEYYKTGNKYRGKDLSKVEGKSLSQEQALLITRKLVARYLAVAGFESGTAGSVDDFSDIIVKHISKLGRNLKLITDSYRKQFSSIELLKMFLQTVGYSNIGPLMEITKMGSRVASHPVHQDAQVQNQNNLLQAQQLQRQYTPQMTIHNQNLTAQQQHQLLQQQQWMRRNQMTGPRGALTMSDKAQALVNVKLENTMDSQIDSPYGSLTRQQQQMQQLRHQQLLQQQQQKQIQQQQVLQLHQQQQQQPQQQQQQLQPQQQQHLQQHQHLQQQHHHQQQHLQQQHHQQQQQLQQQLGMSGNQSAQAQLAQQQQLGMSGNQSAQAQLAQQQQLGMSGNQSAQAQLAQQFKQAPQSMNSYGMRVPPVKVEAFHELVSGDSSSDTSKLTSPK from the exons atggcggcggcggctcatCTGCTGGGCGACGACGGCCGCGGGTACGAGCTGGCGCGGCGGCTGGAGGCCTGCGGCGCGTGGCGCGCGTGGCTCGGCGACGGCGCCCACGCCTCCCTCGCGCCGCACCTCGCGTCCGCCTCCACCTGGGACGCCTTCCTctgcccctcctcctcctcatcctcctcgcCCCCGCgccagctcctcctcctccagctcCGCGTCCGCGCGCTCCTCTTCGACAAGGCCTCCGCCGCGCTCGTCCCCCGCGCCGGTGCCTCCCCCGCCGGCCCCCACTCCCTCAACGCCAGCT ATCTTCAGCTTCATGGAGATGATATTTATTTCTCTTTGGAAGATGAGCAGGAAGATAACACTCAACATCAA ATGCAATCTGGAACTGCGTTTAGTCCAAGCAGGGAGAGTTCGATGTTATCTCAAAGGCACAAGCGACATGATGAGTTACCTGGCACATGGTACAAGCAATATGCTGAAAAGTTCAGGACATTGCATGGCAAGTTTCGCCCAGATGACAAAGAAATGCCAAAGAGAACACCAGAGGGAATGTCTGACTATCTTAAGGTTTGCAGTGTGCATAAAAGGAAGAGGACTGTGTTTACGGACAATCAGGGTCCCAACATTATGTTGGAAAATGGGGAATTCAGTAATTCAACAGATGATCCTTTCATCCCGGAAATACAATTTCCAGCTGACTGTGTTCCAGAAAGTGCAATCCCTAGAGAGAGTGGGATATCTATCAGCAATAAAATTGAAGTTCACGGTGTTCTTGATAATTTACCGGCACCTGTTAGTCGCAACACTGCAATGCTCGAAAGGTTTGGAATGATGCCTGAGTACTACAAGACAGGAAACAAATATAGAGGGAAGGATCTATCTAAAGTAGAAGGAAAATCTTTAAGTCAAGAACAAGCATTGCTTATCACACGGAAGTTGGTTGCTCGATACTTAGCGGTTGCAGGCTTTGAAAGTGGAACTGCAGGGTCTGTTGATGATTTTTCAGATATCATTGTTAAGCACATCTCTAAGCTAGGGCGCAATTTGAAACTTATAACTGACAGCTACAGGAAACAATTTTCATCCATTGAGCTTCTTAAGATGTTCCTACAGACTGTTGGCTACAG TAACATTGGACCCTTGATGGAGATTACAAAGATGGGCAGTAGAGTGGCTAGCCACCCAGTTCATCAAGATGCTCAAGTACAAAATCAAAATAATCTCCTTCAAGCCCAACAG CTCCAGAGGCAGTACACTCCTCAAATGACTATCCATAACCAGAATCTGACAGCACAGCAGCAGCACCAGCTGCTGCAGCAGCAACAGTGGATGAGGCGGAACCAAATGACGGGGCCCCGTGGCGCTCTTACGATGTCGGACAAAGCCCAGGCCCTGGTAAACGTGAAGCTCGAGAACACCATGGATTCACAAATAGATAGCCCGTACGGATCTCTCACCCGACAACAACAACAGATGCAGCAGCTGAGGCACCAGCAGCTactgcagcagcagcaacagaaGCAGATCCAGCAGCAGCAGGTATTGCAgctgcaccagcagcaacagcagcagccgcagcagcagcagcagcagctccagcCACAGCAGCAACAACACCTCCAGCAGCACCAACACCTCCAGcagcagcaccaccaccagcagcaacacctccagcagcagcaccaccagcagcaacagcagctTCAGCAGCAGCTGGGCATGTCCGGAAACCAGAGCGCCCAAGCCCAGCTagcgcagcagcagcagctgggcatGTCTGGAAACCAGAGCGCACAAGCCCAGCTagcgcagcagcagcagctgggcatGTCTGGAAACCAGAGCGCCCAAGCCCAGCTAGCGCAGCAGTTCAAACAAGCGCCGCAGTCGAT GAACTCGTACGGCATGCGGGTGCCGCCTGTGAAGGTGGAGGCGTTCCACGAACTGGTGAGCGGGGACTCGTCCAGCGACACCAGCAAACTCACATCTCCAAAGTAG
- the LOC109763452 gene encoding uncharacterized protein produces MAYPPLPRARHVQPRETHTAASPAGYKYTRPPPRNAISHPLHLPAPLLPVHHLPAASFPIRPRRHCRLVQSSEFVVSGEIRMSDPKYAYPYPAQGYYQGGPYQGQGGPYQGPPVMAPPQYAAPPPRAQPSFLEGCLAALCCCCLIDECCCDPSIIFVG; encoded by the exons ATGGCCTACCCGCCTTTACCCCGCGCGCGCCACGTCCAACCGCGCGAGACGCACACGGCTGCCTCGCCGGCCGGCTATAAGTACACGCGCCCGCCGCCCAGAAACGCCATTAGCCACCCACTTCATTTACCTGCTCCACTGTTACCCGTCCATCACCTTCCAGCCGCTTCCTTCCCCATCCGTCCCCGGCGTCACTGTCGACTCGTACAGAGTAGCGAGTTCGTCGTCTCGGGCGAAATCAGGATGAGCGACCCCAAGTACGCCTACCCCTACCCCGCGCAAG GTTACTACCAGGGGGGGCCATACCAGGGGCAGGGCGGCCCGTACCAGGGGCCGCCGGTGATGGCGCCACCGCAgtacgccgcgccgccgccgcgcgcccagCCCAGCTTCCTCGAAGGCTG TTTGGCTGCGCTTTGCTGCTGCTGCCTGATCGACGAGTGCTGCTGCGACCCCTCCATCATCTTCGTCGGCTAG